In one Juglans regia cultivar Chandler chromosome 11, Walnut 2.0, whole genome shotgun sequence genomic region, the following are encoded:
- the LOC109017955 gene encoding uncharacterized protein LOC109017955 has translation MASSFFRKLLLNLSFEDELEVVFNDDDGSTSQRGRNRQRRRDHIQEHEQLFRDYFAEPPVYPSNLFRRRFRMSRPLFLRILNEVEAYKPYFIQKRDNVGRLGLSSMQKITTAIRMLTYGVTADFMDEYIRIGESTAMESLKKFVKTIIIVFSNEYLWFPNANDIARLLVVGEQRGFPEMLRIIDCMHWKWKHCPAAWKERYFIFTELVQGRAPEVNYSVNGNEYKMKYYLADGIYPKWSTFVKTIPFSQGNKKTHFAVAQELVRKDVERTFRVLQQRFAIIRGLSRMFKMKDLIYIMKACVILHNLIIEDECDDNLVPNIEYDQLDDEFPELSHNCTTELMDFIQRHHQIRDMSAYHQFQADLIEHQ, from the exons ATGGCTAGTTCGTTCTTCCGCAAATTGTTGCTTAACTTATCTTTTGAAGATGAGTTGGAGgttgtttttaatgatgatgatggatcAACATCCCAGCGTGGTCGCAATCGGCAGCGAcggcgtgatcatattcaagagCATGAACAGCTGTTTCGTGACTATTTTGCAGAACCACCAGTATATCCCTCAAATCTTTTTCGAAGGAGATTCCGTATGAGTCGTCCGCTATTTCTTCGTATTCTTAATGAGGTTGAGGCTTACAAGCCCTACTTCATCCAAAAAAGAGATAATGTCGGGAGACTtggtttatcttctatgcaaaagataactACTGCCATTAGAATGCTTACGTATGGAGTAACTgcagattttatggatgaatatataCGAATTGGTGAAAGCACCGCAATGGAGAGCCTAAAAAAATTCGTAAAGACAATCATTATTGTTTTTTCTAATGAATATTTGTGGTTTCCAAATGCTAATGATATTGCTCGATTGCTCGTGGTTGGTGAACAACGTGGATTCCCCGAGATGCTTAGAAtcattgattgcatgcattggaagtggAAACACTGTCCCGCTGCGTGGAAAG agagatattttattttcacggAACTGGTACAAGGCCGTGCTCCAGAAGTAAATTACTCAGTCAATGGCAATGAGTACAAAATGAAGTACTACCTTGCTGATGGCATTTATCCAAAATGGTCAACTTTTGTCAAGACAATTCCATTTTCACAAGggaacaagaaaacacattttgCAGTAGCACAAGAATTAGTACGAAAGGATGTAGAGCGTACATTTAGGGTCCTTCAACAACGATTCGCTATCATTCGCGGACTTTCACGAATGTTTAAGATGaaagatcttatatatataatgaaagcatgtGTTATTCTGCATAACTTGATCATCGAAGACGAATGTGATGATAATCTGGTCCCGAACATTGagtatgatcaacttgatgaCGAATTTCCAGAACTGTCGCACAATTGTACAACCGAGCTTATGGACTTCATCCAGCGTCATCATCAAATTAGAGACATGTCGGCATATCATCAGTTTCAAGCAGATCTTATTGAACATCAATGA